In a genomic window of Gossypium arboreum isolate Shixiya-1 chromosome 9, ASM2569848v2, whole genome shotgun sequence:
- the LOC108454530 gene encoding capsanthin/capsorubin synthase, chromoplastic-like isoform X2, with product MGTLVGPVLSAFTTSKDRPLFRSPTASLPSSKPHLTTSRKTHHHEINTSRFGNFLHLKPESKPGCLDSDLPWFNTSDRPCFDVIIIGTGPGGLRLAEQVSQYGIKVKHEEFESTIQCDDGSELKASLIIDASGFSSSFVEYDKPRNYGYQIAHGIFAEVDSHPFDLDKMVLMDWRDSHLGNEPYLRVNNSKLATFLYAMPFDSNLIFLEETSLVSRPVLSYSEIKRRMEARLRHLGIRVRKVIEDEKCLIPMGGPLPRIPQNVMAIGGISGVVHPSTGYMVARTMALAPLVAEAIAECLGSTRMIRGRPLYHKVWNGLWPIERRLSREFCCFGMETLLKLDLVGTRNFFEAFFDLDPYYWHGFLSSRLSLHELASFSLSLFGHASNSSRLDIMSKCPVPLVRMLGNLALQVI from the exons ATGGGAACCTTGGTTGGGCCAGTTTTATCAGCTTTTACAACCAGCAAGGATCGACCACTCTTCCGTTCTCCCACTGCTTCTCTTCCTTCTTCAAAACCCCATTTAACAACATCAAGGAAGACTCATCATCATGAGATCAACACCAGCAGGTTTGGTAACTTCCTCCACTTAAAACCAGAGTCGAAACCTGGGTGCTTAGATTCCGATCTTCCATGGTTCAACACTTCGGATCGGCCGTGCTTTGATGTCATCATTATCGGCACTGGACCCGGTGGTCTCCGGCTCGCCGAGCAAGTATCCCAATACGGAATCAAG GTGAAACATGAGGAATTCGAGTCTACCATTCAGTGCGATGATGGCAGTGAGCTTAAGGCGAGCTTAATCATAGATGCTAGCGGTTTCAGTAGCAGTTTCGTAGAGTATGATAAACCTAGGAACTATGGGTATCAAATTGCTCATGGTATTTTTGCTGAGGTTGATAGTCATCCTTTTGACTTGGATAAGATGGTTCTCATGGATTGGAGAGATTCCCATTTAGGAAACGAACCTTATTTACGGGTTAACAACTCCAAGTTAGCAACGTTTCTATATGCAATGCCATTCGATTCAAACTTAATATTTTTGGAAGAGACTTCTCTGGTTAGTCGACCTGTGCTATCTTATTCAGAGATCAAGAGAAGGATGGAAGCAAGGCTTAGGCATCTAGGAATTAGAGTTAGGAAAGTGATAGAAGATGAGAAGTGTTTGATTCCAATGGGTGGTCCTCTCCCTAGAATCCCTCAAAATGTAATGGCTATAGGTGGGATTTCTGGGGTAGTCCATCCATCGACTGGGTACATGGTGGCTCGGACGATGGCGTTAGCGCCACTCGTGGCGGAGGCTATTGCAGAATGTCTTGGTTCGACAAGGATGATACGAGGGAGACCGCTGTACCATAAAGTATGGAACGGATTGTGGCCGATTGAGAGGAGACTTAGCAGAGAATTTTGCTGTTTTGGCATGGAAACTTTGCTGAAGCTTGACTTAGTGGGAACAAGGAATTTCTTTGAAGCATTCTTTGATTTGGATCCATATTATTGGCATGGGTTCCTCTCTTCAAGGCTGTCTCTTCATGAACTTGCTTCTTTTAGCTTGTCTTTGTTCGGACATGCCTCCAATTCTTCCAGGCTTGATATTATGTCAAAATGCCCTGTTCCTTTGGTTCGAATGTTGGGAAATCTAGCTCTCCAAGTCATTTAG
- the LOC108454530 gene encoding capsanthin/capsorubin synthase, chromoplastic-like isoform X1, producing the protein MGTLVGPVLSAFTTSKDRPLFRSPTASLPSSKPHLTTSRKTHHHEINTSRFGNFLHLKPESKPGCLDSDLPWFNTSDRPCFDVIIIGTGPGGLRLAEQVSQYGIKVCCVDPSPLSFWPNNYGVWVDEFESLGLVECLDKIWPMTCVYIDDHKTKYLDRPYGRVSRKILKTKLLENCVSNSVKFHKAKVWQVKHEEFESTIQCDDGSELKASLIIDASGFSSSFVEYDKPRNYGYQIAHGIFAEVDSHPFDLDKMVLMDWRDSHLGNEPYLRVNNSKLATFLYAMPFDSNLIFLEETSLVSRPVLSYSEIKRRMEARLRHLGIRVRKVIEDEKCLIPMGGPLPRIPQNVMAIGGISGVVHPSTGYMVARTMALAPLVAEAIAECLGSTRMIRGRPLYHKVWNGLWPIERRLSREFCCFGMETLLKLDLVGTRNFFEAFFDLDPYYWHGFLSSRLSLHELASFSLSLFGHASNSSRLDIMSKCPVPLVRMLGNLALQVI; encoded by the coding sequence ATGGGAACCTTGGTTGGGCCAGTTTTATCAGCTTTTACAACCAGCAAGGATCGACCACTCTTCCGTTCTCCCACTGCTTCTCTTCCTTCTTCAAAACCCCATTTAACAACATCAAGGAAGACTCATCATCATGAGATCAACACCAGCAGGTTTGGTAACTTCCTCCACTTAAAACCAGAGTCGAAACCTGGGTGCTTAGATTCCGATCTTCCATGGTTCAACACTTCGGATCGGCCGTGCTTTGATGTCATCATTATCGGCACTGGACCCGGTGGTCTCCGGCTCGCCGAGCAAGTATCCCAATACGGAATCAAGGTATGTTGTGTGGATCCTTCACCGCTTTCGTTTTGGCCTAATAATTATGGAGTGTGGGTGGATGAGTTTGAGAGCTTAGGACTGGTGGAATGTCTAGACAAGATATGGCCTATGACTTGTGTCTATATTGATGATCATAAGACCAAGTATTTAGACCGGCCTTATGGTAGGGTCTCTAGGAAGATACTCAAGACAAAGTTGTTGGAGAATTGTGTCTCAAATTCTGTTAAATTTCATAAAGCTAAGGTTTGGCAGGTGAAACATGAGGAATTCGAGTCTACCATTCAGTGCGATGATGGCAGTGAGCTTAAGGCGAGCTTAATCATAGATGCTAGCGGTTTCAGTAGCAGTTTCGTAGAGTATGATAAACCTAGGAACTATGGGTATCAAATTGCTCATGGTATTTTTGCTGAGGTTGATAGTCATCCTTTTGACTTGGATAAGATGGTTCTCATGGATTGGAGAGATTCCCATTTAGGAAACGAACCTTATTTACGGGTTAACAACTCCAAGTTAGCAACGTTTCTATATGCAATGCCATTCGATTCAAACTTAATATTTTTGGAAGAGACTTCTCTGGTTAGTCGACCTGTGCTATCTTATTCAGAGATCAAGAGAAGGATGGAAGCAAGGCTTAGGCATCTAGGAATTAGAGTTAGGAAAGTGATAGAAGATGAGAAGTGTTTGATTCCAATGGGTGGTCCTCTCCCTAGAATCCCTCAAAATGTAATGGCTATAGGTGGGATTTCTGGGGTAGTCCATCCATCGACTGGGTACATGGTGGCTCGGACGATGGCGTTAGCGCCACTCGTGGCGGAGGCTATTGCAGAATGTCTTGGTTCGACAAGGATGATACGAGGGAGACCGCTGTACCATAAAGTATGGAACGGATTGTGGCCGATTGAGAGGAGACTTAGCAGAGAATTTTGCTGTTTTGGCATGGAAACTTTGCTGAAGCTTGACTTAGTGGGAACAAGGAATTTCTTTGAAGCATTCTTTGATTTGGATCCATATTATTGGCATGGGTTCCTCTCTTCAAGGCTGTCTCTTCATGAACTTGCTTCTTTTAGCTTGTCTTTGTTCGGACATGCCTCCAATTCTTCCAGGCTTGATATTATGTCAAAATGCCCTGTTCCTTTGGTTCGAATGTTGGGAAATCTAGCTCTCCAAGTCATTTAG
- the LOC108454736 gene encoding vesicle-associated membrane protein 714-like, with translation MAILYAVVARGTVVLAEFSAVTGNAGAVARRVLEKLPAEADSRLCFSQDRYIFHILRSDGLCFLCMANDNFGRRIPFSYLEDIHMRFMKNYGKVAHYAPAYAMNDEFSRVLHQQMEFFSNNPSADTLNRVRGEVGEIRTIMVENIEKILERGDRIELLVDKTATMKDGAFHFKKQSKRLRQALWMKNAKLLALLTCLIVLLLYIIIAACCGGITLPSCRS, from the exons ATGGCGATCCTTTACGCGGTGGTGGCTCGAGGCACGGTGGTTCTAGCGGAGTTTAGCGCCGTGACGGGGAACGCTGGGGCGGTGGCACGGAGGGTGCTGGAGAAACTTCCGGCGGAGGCTGATTCGAGATTATGCTTCTCGCAAGATCGTTATATCTTTCATATCCTTAGATCCGATGGCCTTTGTTTCCTCTGTATGGCTAACGATAACTTCGGAA GGAGAATTCCATTTTCGTACTTGGAGGATATTCACATGAGGTTCATGAAAAACTATGGCAAAGTGGCTCATTATGCACCTGCATATGCAATGAATGATGAATTCTCGCGGGTGCTACATCAACAAATGGAGTTTTTCTCTAATAATCCTAGTGCAGATACTCTCAATCGTGTTAGAGGTGAAGTGGGTGAG aTTCGTACAATTATGGTGGAAAACATTGAGAAAATACTTGAAAGAGGCGACAGGATTGAACTTCTTGTTGACAAAACTGCAACGATGAAAGATGGTGCATTCCATTTCAAGAAACAATCTAAACGCCTTCGTCAAGCTCTTTGGATGAAAAATGCCAAACTCTT GGCACTGTTGACATGCTTGATTGTTCTGTTACTGTACATAATAATAGCTGCTTGCTGCGGAGGCATCACTCTACCTTCTTGCAGATCTTGA